A stretch of the Alnus glutinosa chromosome 6, dhAlnGlut1.1, whole genome shotgun sequence genome encodes the following:
- the LOC133871575 gene encoding uncharacterized protein LOC133871575, whose product MEFGSSAQSGPETSQHSGTTRVPRILRDGKFYTIDEQGRKNVRTVGSRKDIWHIPDGERVVIEFNLSYQPIGPGVEKFRRICGKIIRNGKFVQLHGNWRTLPLEGKEDMWRTLTKKFYFEPVHLLAHIKRLSLMNLAKKRRQHRYEIKKSLKLKEGDTVESVVSRASTTLVFDVEDFEMQVDTWLSSVDKERASKSKTSRGQNALLHTLGSKSIAQVAREMEEDIGETPNRDDMFIVSHTKKDGNPVNAVAGEVIAKTREIIDNQSPTERVCPQGLVYWSHNNACAQVLGREHSGRVRGVGLGPTPGKSTSYTSEQGSISSVPTRIELEMAADIERLKTLYKAQQEELAAVKHMVALIMAEKQPSMGNNEEGDVLVYT is encoded by the exons ATGGAGTTTGGATCATCAGCACAATCAGGACCTGAGACTTCACAACATAGTGGTACTACTCGGGTGCCACGTATATTACGGGATGGGAAATTTTACACAATAg ATGAGCAGGGTAGAAAGAATGTTAGGACTGTTGGTAGTCGTAaggacatatggcacatacctgatGGGGAAAGGGTGGTGATCGAATTCAACCTATCCTACCAACCAATCGGCCCGGGGGTCGAGAAATTTAGAAGGATTTGTGGGAAGATCATAAGAAATGGTAAATTTGTACAGCTGCATGGTAACTGGAGAACATTACCATTGGAAGGGAAGGAAGATATGTGGCGCACCCTAACG aaaaagttttattttgagCCTGTTCACCTACTCGCGCATATAAAAAGATTATCGTTGATGAACCtagcaaagaaaagaaggcaacACAGGTACGAGATAAAGAAGAGTCTAAAATTGAAAGAAGGTGATACCGTAGAGTCTGTGGTCAGTAGGGCTTCGACAACGCTAGTCTTCGATGTAGAAGACTTCGAAATGCAAGTTGATACGTGGTTGTCTTCGGTTGATAag GAGAGAGCGTCGAAGTCCAAGACAAGCCGTGGCCAAAATGCACTTCTTCACACTTTGGGATCGAAGAGCATCGCACAGGTTGCACGAGAAATG GAGGAAGACATAGGAGAAACACCGAACCGAGATGATATGTTCATTGTCTCGCATACCAAGAAAGATGGGAACCCTGTGAATGCAGTGGCTGGGGAAGTTATT GCGAAGACGAGAGAAATTATCGACAATCAGTCGCCTACAGAACGAGTGTGTCCACAGGGGTTAGTCTATTGGTCGCATAACAATGCGTGTGCACAAGTGCTAGGACGAGAACATTCCGGTCGTGTACGCGGGGTAGGGCTAGGGCCGACTCCCGGTAAATCCACCTCTTATACCTCCGAACAAGGATCAATCTCTAGTGTGCCTACTCGCATAGAGCTAGAGATGGCTGCTGATATAGAACGTTTGAAAACTTTGTACAAAGCGCAACAGGAAGAGCTTGCAGCTGTCAAACATATGGTAGCCTTGATTATGGCAGAGAAACAACCATCAATGGGAAACAACGAAGAAGGTGATGTTTTGGTTTACACTTAA